The DNA region TCCGCCGGGCGCAGCGCTGCCTCGGCCTCTTCGTGGTTGACGTACATTGCCATGATTTCCCCTCAAGCCGCGGATCACTGTCCACCGCCCACGGTAGGACGCGAAGGTGAACGCCAGGTGAGCGCCAGCTGTAAATCACACCCTGGCTACGGCCTCAGGGAAGCTTGACGCCCAAGGCAGCGAGCCTGGCTTCGAGGACCTGGGCCACGCCGTCGTCGTCGAAATGGGGCGCTTGCTGGCCGGCAGCCCGGATCGCCTCCGGATGGCCGCTGGCCATGGCGTAACCATGGCCCGCCCACCGCAGCATCTCGATGTCGTTGGGCATGTCACCGAAGGCCACAACGTCCGCGGCGTCGATCCCCAGCGACGTGGCGTATTCGGCGAGGGTGACGGCCTTGTTGACGCCCGGCAGGGACAGCTCCAGCATGGCTACGCCGGGTGAGGAGTGGGTGGAGGCGGCCAGATGCCCGACGGCGGGGCCCACCTCCGCCAGGAATTCGTCCGGCGTGCCCTCACGGACAATCGTCAGGAACTTCACCACTGCATCATCCGCGGCCAGCGTCCGGGCCAGCGGTGCAGGCGTGAACTCGGCCAGGAGTTCGCTGGAGCCGTTCTCGATGAAGCCAGGTTCCAGGTAGAAACCGGTCAGGGTTTCCGCCGCGAAGAGCGCGGCAGGGCGCAGTTCCTTGATGATCCGCCGGATCTCCAGCACCGCATCCTTGCTCAGCGTTCGGGCGGACACCAGCCGGTCTTCCTCAAGGTCCCAGACCACGGCGCCGTTGGAGCAGATCACCGTGCCCGTGTGCCCCAGCTGCTCTTCCAGCGGGTGCAGCCAGCGCGGCGGCCGGCCGGTAACAAAGACAAGTTCGACGCCGGCATCGCGGCAGGCGCGGAAGGCGCGGACGGTGCGGTCACTGATTTTTCCATCGTGCCCAAGTATCGTTCCGTCAATATCGCTTGCTACCAACCGCATCGTGCCAGTCTACGTGGATTGCGTGGACCACTCGACGCATCTTTGAAGCCCGGTAGCCGGCGGGCATCCCTTCGCCGGTGGACCTTGGCGAAGGGATGCCCGTCCAGGGCCGCCAGCGCTGCCCGACCGTGGTGCTCAGTCAGGAACCGATACCAGTTCGGTGGCAGCCGGAGGTTCCGTTTGGGCGGAGCCCCGCGACGGATGTTCTGGGACGGGCGCCGCGTGGGCGGCCAGCACACCCGTCTGGTGCCTGATCTTCAACCGGTAGAGGAGCGCGCCGCCTCCGGTGACGGCGCCGACAAACAGGACGCCGCCCCATTGCAGGTACCACTCAAACGGGGGCACCGAGTTGTAGATTTCCGGGCGGGGCCAGATCAGGTTCAGGGTCATGGCGCCGCCCCACAACACCGCCACAATGTTCACGGGCAGCCCCCATTTGCCCAGGCTGAAACCCGGTTCGGTGTCATCGTCGGCCAGCGGCCATTTCTTCTGGAACCGCTTGCGGAGCAGCGGAATGGTGACCAGCAGGTAGGACAGGTAGATCAGGACGATGCTGATGCTGGAAAGGATAGTGAAGATCGCGGGCTGGGAGACGTTGACGATCAGTGGAATGATGGCGATGATTCCGATGACGATGGCCGCCACCGTGGGCGTCTTCCGCTCGGGATGCACCTTGCTGAGCTGGCGGCTGAAGGGCAGGTTGTTGTCCCGGGCCATGGCGAACATCATGCGGATGGCAGCGGCATGAACGGCCAGGGTACAGACGGTCACGGCCACGACGATGCACACCAGGAACGCCTTGCCGAAGGGGCCTCCCAGCACGGAGAGCACGATGTACTGCAGGCCACCGTCGGCAGCGCCCAGCTTGGGGTCGTTGAGGTCGGGTGCGGCCAGGAGTCCGCCAAGGAGAATCAGGCCGCCGAGGATGAAGGACGCCGTGATTGCACGGAGGATGGCCTTGGGGGCTGTCTTTTTCGGGTCCTTCGTCTCCTCGCCGAGGGAACTGGCGGTGTCAAAGCCATACATTACGTAACCGGAGGCCATGGCGCCGATGAGGAACACCCCGAAGAAGCCAAGGTCGTGGTCCATGCCGTAGCCTGCGGTGCTGAAAAGGACTTCCGGCCCCCGCACCACATGCCAAGCAAGGGCCAGGATGAGGAGCACGGCGGCAGCGAGCTCCACGAAAACGCCGATGCTGTTGATTTTGGTCATCAGCTTCACACCGAAGGCGTTGATCATGGTGGAGATGGAGATCATGATGCTGGCGAGCAGCACGCCGTTGAGGGCGAAATCATAGGTGCCGGTGCCGTCGCCGATGATCTGGAAACCGGACCAGATCTGGGGCAGGGTGAGCTGCAGTGCAAGGGCAACGGCTCCGAGCGCCACGATCGAGGAGATGAGCAGCAGCCAGCCGGCCAGCCAGGCGAACGTCCCTGACGAGAGGCGCTTGGCCCAGTTGTACACCGAGCCGGCTACCGGGTAGCGGCCTGCCAGCTCGGCAAAGCAGAGTGCCACCATCAGCTGGCCGGCGAACACGAGGGGCCAGGACCACGCGTAGGCGGGGCCGGCCATCGAAAAGCCAAAGTAGAAAAGTTGAAATACGCCGGTGAGGATGGAGATGTAGCTGACTCCCGCCGCGAAGCTGGCGAATTTGCCGATGCTGCGGTCCAGAGTCTGGGCATAGCCGAATTCGTCCATGCCGCTTGCGTCGGCACGTTTTGTGGGTTCTAACATCTGAGCTCCTAAGTGAGAAAAGCACGATGGTGATGACCCGCGGCCGCCATTGGATGCGGGTTTATATCAGGGCCGGGCACCGCGCTGGGCAGCGCCCGGCCGTTCCCCCATTGCCGTTGCCTATTCGGCCGGACCCGCCCCCGTTCCGTCCGGAGATGAGCCGAACCAGCCGCTGGGTGCGGGCTGGATGTTCTGCCAGATATGTTTTGCCTCGCGGTATTCGTTGAGGCCCGCGCTGCCAAGTTCACGGCCAATGCCGGACTTGCCGAAACCGCCCCACTCCGCCTGCGGGACGTACGGGTGGTAGTCATTGATCCAAACTGTTCCGTGCCGGAGGGCGCCCGCAACGCGCTGCGCTTTCGATGCGTCCGAAGTCCAGACCGCCCCCGCCAGGCCGTACTCCGTGTCGTTGGCTATGGCAACGGCCTCGGTTTCGGTCCGGAACGTTTCGATGGTCAGCACCGGGCCGAATGACTCCTCCCGCAGCACGCTCATACCGGAGCGGCAGTTACCGAGCACGGTGGGCGGGTAGAAGAAGCCGTCCGCGAGCGTCCCGTCGTCGGGGATGTAGCCGCCGCACAAAAGCTCGGCGCCCTCCGCGATGCCGGCCTGGACGTATGCGTGGACCTGTTCACGGTGCCTGGCGGAAATGAGCGGGCCCGTTTCTGCGTCCGGATCAAAAGGCCCACCCATCCGGATCCTTTTCGCACGTTCCACCACCTCGGCCACGAAGCGGTCCGCAATCGTCTCCTCGACGACGAGCCGGGCCCCTGCCGAGCACACCTGGCCGGAGTGCAGGAAAACAGCTGTCAGGGCATTGTCGACGGCGGCGTCCCAGTCAGCGTCCGCGAAGACGACGTTGGGGTTCTTTCCGCCGAGCTCGAAGGCGACCCGCTTCACGGTCTCCGCGGCGGCCGCCATGATCGTTTGGCCCGTGGCCAGGCTTCCGGTCAGGGACACGAGATCCACGCGCGGGTCCGAACTCAGCGGAGGACCTACCCTCGATCCGCTTCCCGTGACCAGGTTTGCGACGCCGGCGGGAACCCCGGCCTCTGCCAGCGTTTCCATGAGCAGGATGGAGGTGGACGGCGTGAGCTCGCTGGGCTTGAGCACGAAGGAGTTTCCCGCGACGAGTGCCGGTGCCACTTTCCAGGCCGCCTGGAGGAGCGGATAGTTCCATGGTGCGATGAGGGCACAGACGCCGAGCGGTTCGTAGATCACTCGGCTGATGGCATTCGCCCGGCCCGTATCGATGACCCTGCCGGCATCGAGGCCCGCTACTTTGCCGTAATAGCGGAAGCACGCGGCAATGTCGTCAATGTCGTATTCAGCCTCAACGAGGCGCTTGCCTGTATCCAGCGCCTCGGCCCGGGCATAAGCCGCCTTGTCCCGCTCAAGCAGCCCGGCTACCCGAAGCAGGACCTCGCCGCGTTCGATGTTCGTGAGCCGGCGCCACGCGCCGCCGTCGAACGCTGCCCGGGCACTGCCGATCGCCTGCTCCGCGTCCTCTATGGTCGACGAGGCGACAACTGCCACCTCGCGCCCATCCGCCGGGCAGCGCACAACTGTTGTCCCGCCGTCGGATGCCTGGTGCCAGGCGCCGTCAATGTACAGGCCCTTGATGGCGTCCTGCCCTTTCCCGGCGTGGTGCATTTGTTCAACGGTGGCGGTCATTATTTCTCCTTCTCCAGTCCATCAATCATGCCTAGGCCCCAGCCGCCGGGGCAGCTGCAGTACCGGCGCCGTTACGCTCTGTGCCGTCCTTTTCAAGGGGAGAGATCCCATGGCGGTAGAACTCCGTGTGCTGCGCGGCCAGGGGCGCGTTGCCCAGGATCAGGTCGGAGGCCCGTTCCGCCAGCATCATCACCGGGGCGTAGATATTGCCGTTCGTCACATAAGGCATCGCGGAGGCGTCGGCGACGCGCAGGCCCTTGGTGCCGTGAACGGACATGTCCAGCGGGTTGACCACGGCCATCGGATCGGATTCCGGGCCCATCTTGGCAGTGCAGGAGGGGTGCAGGGCGGTCTCGGCGTCCGCGGCCACCCAGTCGAGGATTTCCTGGTCCGTCTGGACACTCCGGCCGGGGGAGATCTCGCCGCCGTTGAACGGGGCCATGGCGGACTGGCCCAGGATATCGCGGGAGATCCGGACGGCTTCCACCCATTCCCGGCGGTCCTGCTCGGTGGAGAGGTAGTTGAAGACCATGGACGGATGCACTGCGGGATCGGTGGACTTGATCTTGAGGCTTCCCCGGGCGTCCGAGTACATCGGGCCGATGTGCACCTGGTAGCCGTGCTTTGCTTCGGCCTTCTGGCCGTCGTAGCGGACGGCGACCGGCAGGAAGTGGAACATCAGGTTGGGGTACGCCACGTCCTCGTTGGAGCGGACGAATCCGCCGCCTTCGAAGTGGTTGGTGGAGGCAGGTCCCTTGCGGCCAAAGAGCCATTCCAGGCCAATGAACGGGTAGCGCCACAGGTCCAGGTTCGGCTGCATGGAAACCGGCTGGGTGCAGGCGTGCTGGATGTACACCTCGAGGTGGTCCTGCAGGTTTTCGCCCACACCGGGCAGGTTGACCACGGGCTTGATACCGAGGGACAACAGGAGCTGGGCATCGCCGACGCCGGAGAGCTGCAGCAACTGCGGGGTATTGATGGCGCCGCCGGACAGGACGACCTCGCCGGCATTGACTGTGTGGAGCTTGCCGTTGCGGCGGTAGGTGACGCCGGTGGCCACATTGCCTTCGAAGTTGACCTTCGTGACCAGGGCCCGGGTGAGGACCGTAAGGTTCGGCCGGTTGAAGTTGGGGCGGAGGTAGGCACGCGATGCGGAGAGGCGCTGGCCCTTGTGGACGTTGCGGTCGAAGGCGGCGAAGCCTTCCTGGCGGTAGCCGTTGACGTCGTCCGTCAGCGGGAAACCGGCCTGCCGGGCCGCCTGGAAGAAGGACTGGAACAGGGGATTGGTGGCAGGACCGCGCTCCAGGACCAGCGGGCCGTCGTGTCCGCGGAACTCGTCGTCGGGGTCCGCGGCGAGGGTGTTCTCCATGCGCCGGAAGTACGGGAGGCAGTGGGCGAAGTCCCAGCTTTCCATCCCGGCGTCGGCGCCCCAGCGCTCGTAGTCGAGCGGGTTTCCGCGCTGGAAGATCATCCCGTTGATGGAGCTCGATCCGCCAAGTACTTTGCCGCGTGCGTGGGCCACGCGGCGGCCGCCCATGTGCGGTTCGGGATCGGACTGGTAGCGCCAGTCGTACAGCGGGTTGCCGCTGGGGAAAGTCAGCGCGGCGGGCATCTGGATGAAAAGGTCCCAGGGGTAGTCGCTCCGTCCAGCCTCGAGAACCAGGACGCTGCTCTGGCCTCCTTCGCTCAGCCGGTTGGCGAGCACGGAACCTGCGCTTCCGCCGCCGACGACGACGTAGTCGTAGTGGGTTTTTGTCATGCTGCAAACTCTCCTTTTACCTGGTGCCGACCAGCCGGCGAGGGCAGTCATCCCTCTTCCGGAAGCGGGCGGTAAATCATGGGCCCCGGAACTGCTTGGCGCACAGCGCTACCAGGGAATATGTCGGTCTTCACTCATTTATGTGGGGCGCATTCACTCGCGTGCGTGCTCCCCGCGAAGGTATTCCTCGGTTTTCGGCCCAAGGCCGCGGCGATGTGCCCGCTAACCCGGCACCGGAGACTGGCAATGAAGCCGCCTCATTTCCGCGGAACCCTGTTGTGTGTGGTGTGGGTCATATGTTGGAGATTAGCCTAGGTTGAACAAGTGTTCAAGACCTAGACTGGACATTTGTTCAAAGATTAATGACGGTGTGCCGCAGCCTAAGCGGACTGGGGCATCTTCGACATGCTTTTGCACCGGGAAGATTGGTAACCTATCGAGGCCATCAGCCTCCAAGCCCTTGGACAATCGGGGGCAGACTGTTTCACATCCGGCGATTCGATAGGCCAACCGCGATAAGCACGCACCCACTCCACGAGGGAAACAGCCATGACTCGACGGATCTTCGACAGCCATTTCCACATCATCGATTCCCGGTTCCCGCTCGTGCCGAACAACGGATACCTGCCGCCCGAGTTCACGGCGACGGATTACCTTCGCAGCGTTTCAGATCTGGGAGTTGCGGGCGGAGCTGTGGTTTCGGGGTCATTCCAGGCCTTCGATCAGAGCTATCTGCTCGACGCGTTGGCAACGCTTGGCCCGATGTTCGTTGGCGTTGCCAATATTGCAGAGACCACAAGCAACGACGAACTCCTTCGTCTTGCCGAAGCGGGAGTCCGCGGCGTTCGATTCAATCTCTACCGGGGTGGCTCCGAGCAAATAGACAGTATTTCGTCACTGGGGCGGCGCGCATGGGATGTCGCCGGAATGCACGTCGAGTTCTATCTCGACGCGAATGACCTAGTCGAGTTGGAACCGGTCATTGCAGCACTTCCGAAGGTGAGCATCGACCACTTGGGCATGACTTCGGTGCATCGCGACGTCCTGCTCCGCCTCGTGTCCCGTGGCGTACGGGTGAAGGCCACGGGGTTCGGTCGTGTCCAACTCGACGTCGCTTCCACTATCCGGGAGCTCCACAGAGAGAATCCCGAAGCTCTAATGTTCGGAACCGATCTTCCCAGCACGAGAGCCCGAGTGCCATTCCATCCAGGTGACGTGGAAGTCGTCGCGGATATTCTTGCCGAGGACGCGAGTCTCGCCCTTTACGGCAACGGGGCGCACTTTTACGGCTTGCTGCCCGTTTCCCGCTAGGCGGCGAAGGCGATCTGCTCAGTGCGGGCGATGCTCCTCTGGATGGATGCCTTGTCTACGCCAAGGAGCGCCGTTAGCCACATTCCGTTTTGCACGACCACAATGTCAGCTGCCCGCTCCCTGCATTCATCCGTGGAAAGCCCGGGTTTGGCATTCCCTATCAGCGTCGCGAGCCCGTCGAGATACCGCTCAAACGCTGCCGCATTAATCAAGGCAAAGTCTTCATGGGCTTGCGCGAGCGCCCAAAGATGGAGACGCAGGGACAGGTATTGTGTGGTCAGGAATTCCGGACCAGCAACCCGCCGGAGGGCCTGTTGGAGCTGTTCGTCCGCCGGCAACCCCGGGTCGGGCGCGACCAGCCTCAGGTCGCTCTCGTCAATTCGATTCAAGGCCGCACGGATCAAGCTCGACTTGTCTTCGTAGTAATAGTTCACCAGCCCGAGTGCCACGCCGGCCTCGCGTGCCACCGCGCGCATATTGACACCCGAGATGCCATGGCGCGACAGCAGGCCCAGTGCCGCTTCGAGGATGCGCGACTGCCTGTCAACCTGTTCGCCCTGTTCGCCTGACTTCACGGTGCTTGTATCCACTTGGCCAGACTATGGGGAAAGCCGGTACGGCGCATCTCAACGAAAAAAGACGTCCCGCAACGTTTTTTGACGCCGGGCTACCTTCTGTTGAGCGTCCGCGACGTCCGGTGAACGTGCGTGTCCTTCGCCGTTGTGGCCGCTGGGGGCCCTCCGTAATCTCGTCTCCAGTATCCGCCCCAACAAAGGAATCCCATGGCAACACCGCAGGACAACGGTCCGCAGAACCCGCAAGGCTCCACCCGCATCGTGGCCGGCCAGTCCGCCACGCCCAAGCGTCCGCTTGGCCTGAAGGTCGGCTTCGTGGCTGGCATCCTGGCCCTGGCCGGCGGCGGCATCGTCGTGGCGTCGGCCGTCTCCGCCAACTCCCCGAGTGCAGGCACCTCCGCCGAAGCAGCCGCACCCGCCGGCAACCCCGCCGCAGAGCTGAAGCTCGGCTACTTCGGCAATGTCACCCATGCTCCCGCCCTGGTCGGAGTCAGCAAGGGCTTCATCGCCGACGAACTGGGCAGCACCAAGCTCAGCACGCAGGTCTTCAATGCCGGACCCGCCGCGATCGAGGCCCTGAACGCCGGCGCCATCGACGCCACGTACATCGGCCCCAACCCCGCCATCAATTCCTTCGTCAAGAGCCAGGGCGAATCGGTCAGCGTCATCGCCGGTGCTGCTGCGGGCGGTGCGCAGCTGGTGGTCCGGCCGGACATCACCTCCGCGGCTGACCTCAAGGGCAAGACGCTCGCCTCCCCGCAGCTCGGCGGCACCCAGGACGTCGCGCTGCGCGCCTGGCTCAGCACGCAGGGGTACAAGACCAAGGTGGACGGCAGCGGCGACGTTGCCATCAACCCGACTGAAAACGCCCAGACCCTGAAGCTGTTCCAGGACGGAAAGCTCGACGGCGCGTGGTTGCCCGAGCCGTGGGCATCCCGCCTGGTGCTCCAGGCCGGAGCCAAGGTCCTGGTGGACGAGAAGGACCTGTGGGACGGCTCGCTCTCCGGCAAACCGGGCGAGTTCCCCACTACCATCCTGATCGTGAACAAGAAATTCGCCGCCGACCACCCGGACACCGTGAAGGCGCTCATCAAAGGCAACGCCAAGTCTGTGGACTGGTTGAACACCGCCCCGGCAGACGAAAAGACCAGCGCCATCAATGCCGCCCTCAAAGATGCAGCTGGTGCCGAGCTCAAGCCTGACGTGATCGAAAGGTCGCTGAAGAACATCGTGTTCACCGTGGATCCGCTGGCCGGAACCTACAAGAAGCTCCTGCAGGACGGCGTGGACGCCGGAACCACCAAGCAGGCAGACATCAACGGCATCTTTGACCTGACTGCCCTCAATGAGGTAACCGGGAAGAAGACCTCAGCTGCCGGCTTGGGCAACGAGTAGCCCGGACCTGGCCGCACCGGACTGGCCGGGTTCAGGTTTCGTCCAGCCGGGTCGGGGATACTTGGACAAGGCACGGATTGACGCCTGCAACCACATCCACGTCAACAGGCAAGGATGGGTTCTGCCTTGAGTCAGCTGAAGGTGGAACCGGCCAGATACCAGACAGAGGCTCCGGAGGTTATGTGACGTTGCTAGTTGGTGGACCGGTCAGGACGGCCGCCCGGCAAACAAAAGTGCGCCCAAGGCTGGACGGCCTGGACGTTCTTCGCGGTGCTGCCGTAGGTGCCGTTCTGCTGGGACATTCCTGGCCCGGGATCTTCCAAGGTGCCGGCATCGTCGGTGTCATCGTCTTCTTTGTGTTGAGCGGTTACCTGATCACAGGCGTGCTGCTCAGGGACGTCGAACGGCATCGCAAGATCCGCTACGGCCGTTTTTATGCGCATCGGGCCTTCCGGCTGCTGCCGGCGCTCAGCGCCTTCCTTGGCGTGTACGCCATCGTTGAATTGACGGCGGACGTCCTCGGTGACCGGTCCAAGGGAATCATCGGTTACACCCTCCTCGCCGGTTTCGGCTACCTCAAAGACTTACCCCTGCCTTTTGATGTCAGCCTCGCCATCGGACCGCTCTGGACCCTCGCGGTGGAAGAACAGTTCTATCTGATCTGGCCGGCACTGTTGGTGTTCGCCCTGCGCAGCAACCGTCAGGGCCGGCTGGTTGGCTGGTCTGCCGCCGTCGTCCTTTCCCTCATGACGGCGAGTGTGCTGGCGATGCTGATCCTTGCTCCGGAGCTCCACTCCCTGGTCTATGCGCTGCCGACGACGTGGGGTCTCGGGCTGATCGTCGGTTCAGCGCTGTGCCTGTACAGGGTCCACGTGACCAGCTGGTTCTCCGGCCACCGGCTCAGGCTGGCGGCCGGGCTCGGCTCGACCGTTGTCCTGGCAGCGCTGGTCTTCTTCCCCAAGGCCAATGAAACACCGGCTTTCTTCTTCGTTGGAGGCCCGCTGGCCATGGCTGCCGCGGGCGTCCTGGTGATGCTGGCCGCGTCCCGCAGCAGTGTGATGCCAACGTGGACGCGCGCGTTGCAGGCACTGGGCACGGTTTCCTACGCCGCGTACCTCTGGAACTACATCGTCATTCTCTGGCTCAATGACGGATCCACAGCCGACCTGCCGCCGCTGGTGGCTGTGTCGGCAATCCTGCTGACCCTGCTGCTGGCAGTCATCAGCTGGCACACCGTCGAAAGGTTGGGACGCATCGCCCGCGACCGCTTCGACAACAAGTACTATCCGGACCAGCAGCGGGCTGCGGCGCCGTTTCCCAGCCGGGACACGGCCAGAAGGTAGCGGCGGACTAAGGCCACCGCCCGGCCCCGTTCACTCGCCTGGGACGGCGTTCAGTTCCGCGCGGGTGGGCGGGTTGGCGCCTGGCCGGGAGACGGTGACCGCCGCGGCCCGGGACGCGTGGGCCAGGAGTTCTGCCAATCCTTCGGCAGGTAATTCCCGGAGGTCCTTCCGGTTCTGCGCACCGTCCAGGCCGCGGTCCACTATCCCGGACAGCAGCGCGGCCATGAAGGAATCGCCGGCTCCCACCGTGTCCGCCACGTCCACCCGGGGCGCGGCACACTCGGCCTCACCGGCGGCAGTGGCACCCCAGGGGCCGGCAGCACCGCGTGTGACCACCACCATGGCCGGTCCTTGTGAGCCCCCCAGGGTCAGCCAGCGGCGGGCCGAATCCAGCACGTCCTTGCCGGGGTAAAGCCATTCGAGGTCTTCATCGGAGGCCTTGACCACATCCGCCAGGGTGACGAACTTTTCCGCCTGGCGGCGCGCGTAGTCCACATCGGGGATGATGCTGGGCCGGCAGTTGGGGTCGAAACTGATGGTGGAGGAGGGGTGGGCGTACTCGACGGCGGCCAGGACGTCCACGGCGCCCGGAGCCAGCATGGTGGCGATGGAACCGGTGTGCAGCAGGGTGGTTCCCTGCAGCATAAAGGCCAGCCGCTCCGCCAGGCCGGGAAGTTCCCAGGTGAGGTCGAACGTGTAGTTGGCGGCGCCGTCGTCGTCGATCAGGGCGGTGGCAATGCTGGTTGGCAGCTCGTCCGGACCCAGCGGCAGCATCACGGAACTGGCGCGCAGGTGGGCCGCCACCGAATCCCCGTAAGCGTCGCGGCCATAGCGGCCGATGAACTGCACCGGATGGTCAAGGCGGGCCAGCCCCACCGCAACATTGAGAGGGCTGCCGCCCACGTGGGCTTCGATTCCGGAGGCGCGCTGGACAACGTCAACCAGGCCCTCACCGATAACGGAAAGCATGGGTCATACTCTGCCAGAGAAGCGGGCGGGGGACACACGCGTGGGCTGCCCCATCATCACCTGCACCAGCTCGCGGCATTTCTTGTACGCAACCGATTTGGGATCAATGAGCGAGTAGTGGTCACCCGGGACCTTGACCAGCTGTGGGGGCGATTGCGCCTTCCTCCCGGCGGCCACATACGCCTCCGACTGGCTCAACGGAACATCCCCGTCCGCCACGGCA from Arthrobacter pascens includes:
- a CDS encoding APC family permease translates to MLEPTKRADASGMDEFGYAQTLDRSIGKFASFAAGVSYISILTGVFQLFYFGFSMAGPAYAWSWPLVFAGQLMVALCFAELAGRYPVAGSVYNWAKRLSSGTFAWLAGWLLLISSIVALGAVALALQLTLPQIWSGFQIIGDGTGTYDFALNGVLLASIMISISTMINAFGVKLMTKINSIGVFVELAAAVLLILALAWHVVRGPEVLFSTAGYGMDHDLGFFGVFLIGAMASGYVMYGFDTASSLGEETKDPKKTAPKAILRAITASFILGGLILLGGLLAAPDLNDPKLGAADGGLQYIVLSVLGGPFGKAFLVCIVVAVTVCTLAVHAAAIRMMFAMARDNNLPFSRQLSKVHPERKTPTVAAIVIGIIAIIPLIVNVSQPAIFTILSSISIVLIYLSYLLVTIPLLRKRFQKKWPLADDDTEPGFSLGKWGLPVNIVAVLWGGAMTLNLIWPRPEIYNSVPPFEWYLQWGGVLFVGAVTGGGALLYRLKIRHQTGVLAAHAAPVPEHPSRGSAQTEPPAATELVSVPD
- a CDS encoding TetR/AcrR family transcriptional regulator encodes the protein MDTSTVKSGEQGEQVDRQSRILEAALGLLSRHGISGVNMRAVAREAGVALGLVNYYYEDKSSLIRAALNRIDESDLRLVAPDPGLPADEQLQQALRRVAGPEFLTTQYLSLRLHLWALAQAHEDFALINAAAFERYLDGLATLIGNAKPGLSTDECRERAADIVVVQNGMWLTALLGVDKASIQRSIARTEQIAFAA
- the betA gene encoding choline dehydrogenase, with the translated sequence MTKTHYDYVVVGGGSAGSVLANRLSEGGQSSVLVLEAGRSDYPWDLFIQMPAALTFPSGNPLYDWRYQSDPEPHMGGRRVAHARGKVLGGSSSINGMIFQRGNPLDYERWGADAGMESWDFAHCLPYFRRMENTLAADPDDEFRGHDGPLVLERGPATNPLFQSFFQAARQAGFPLTDDVNGYRQEGFAAFDRNVHKGQRLSASRAYLRPNFNRPNLTVLTRALVTKVNFEGNVATGVTYRRNGKLHTVNAGEVVLSGGAINTPQLLQLSGVGDAQLLLSLGIKPVVNLPGVGENLQDHLEVYIQHACTQPVSMQPNLDLWRYPFIGLEWLFGRKGPASTNHFEGGGFVRSNEDVAYPNLMFHFLPVAVRYDGQKAEAKHGYQVHIGPMYSDARGSLKIKSTDPAVHPSMVFNYLSTEQDRREWVEAVRISRDILGQSAMAPFNGGEISPGRSVQTDQEILDWVAADAETALHPSCTAKMGPESDPMAVVNPLDMSVHGTKGLRVADASAMPYVTNGNIYAPVMMLAERASDLILGNAPLAAQHTEFYRHGISPLEKDGTERNGAGTAAAPAAGA
- a CDS encoding amidohydrolase family protein, translating into MTRRIFDSHFHIIDSRFPLVPNNGYLPPEFTATDYLRSVSDLGVAGGAVVSGSFQAFDQSYLLDALATLGPMFVGVANIAETTSNDELLRLAEAGVRGVRFNLYRGGSEQIDSISSLGRRAWDVAGMHVEFYLDANDLVELEPVIAALPKVSIDHLGMTSVHRDVLLRLVSRGVRVKATGFGRVQLDVASTIRELHRENPEALMFGTDLPSTRARVPFHPGDVEVVADILAEDASLALYGNGAHFYGLLPVSR
- a CDS encoding HAD family hydrolase, with protein sequence MRLVASDIDGTILGHDGKISDRTVRAFRACRDAGVELVFVTGRPPRWLHPLEEQLGHTGTVICSNGAVVWDLEEDRLVSARTLSKDAVLEIRRIIKELRPAALFAAETLTGFYLEPGFIENGSSELLAEFTPAPLARTLAADDAVVKFLTIVREGTPDEFLAEVGPAVGHLAASTHSSPGVAMLELSLPGVNKAVTLAEYATSLGIDAADVVAFGDMPNDIEMLRWAGHGYAMASGHPEAIRAAGQQAPHFDDDGVAQVLEARLAALGVKLP
- a CDS encoding acyltransferase family protein: MTLLVGGPVRTAARQTKVRPRLDGLDVLRGAAVGAVLLGHSWPGIFQGAGIVGVIVFFVLSGYLITGVLLRDVERHRKIRYGRFYAHRAFRLLPALSAFLGVYAIVELTADVLGDRSKGIIGYTLLAGFGYLKDLPLPFDVSLAIGPLWTLAVEEQFYLIWPALLVFALRSNRQGRLVGWSAAVVLSLMTASVLAMLILAPELHSLVYALPTTWGLGLIVGSALCLYRVHVTSWFSGHRLRLAAGLGSTVVLAALVFFPKANETPAFFFVGGPLAMAAAGVLVMLAASRSSVMPTWTRALQALGTVSYAAYLWNYIVILWLNDGSTADLPPLVAVSAILLTLLLAVISWHTVERLGRIARDRFDNKYYPDQQRAAAPFPSRDTARR
- a CDS encoding ABC transporter substrate-binding protein; the encoded protein is MATPQDNGPQNPQGSTRIVAGQSATPKRPLGLKVGFVAGILALAGGGIVVASAVSANSPSAGTSAEAAAPAGNPAAELKLGYFGNVTHAPALVGVSKGFIADELGSTKLSTQVFNAGPAAIEALNAGAIDATYIGPNPAINSFVKSQGESVSVIAGAAAGGAQLVVRPDITSAADLKGKTLASPQLGGTQDVALRAWLSTQGYKTKVDGSGDVAINPTENAQTLKLFQDGKLDGAWLPEPWASRLVLQAGAKVLVDEKDLWDGSLSGKPGEFPTTILIVNKKFAADHPDTVKALIKGNAKSVDWLNTAPADEKTSAINAALKDAAGAELKPDVIERSLKNIVFTVDPLAGTYKKLLQDGVDAGTTKQADINGIFDLTALNEVTGKKTSAAGLGNE
- a CDS encoding carbohydrate kinase family protein, with translation MLSVIGEGLVDVVQRASGIEAHVGGSPLNVAVGLARLDHPVQFIGRYGRDAYGDSVAAHLRASSVMLPLGPDELPTSIATALIDDDGAANYTFDLTWELPGLAERLAFMLQGTTLLHTGSIATMLAPGAVDVLAAVEYAHPSSTISFDPNCRPSIIPDVDYARRQAEKFVTLADVVKASDEDLEWLYPGKDVLDSARRWLTLGGSQGPAMVVVTRGAAGPWGATAAGEAECAAPRVDVADTVGAGDSFMAALLSGIVDRGLDGAQNRKDLRELPAEGLAELLAHASRAAAVTVSRPGANPPTRAELNAVPGE
- a CDS encoding aldehyde dehydrogenase family protein encodes the protein MTATVEQMHHAGKGQDAIKGLYIDGAWHQASDGGTTVVRCPADGREVAVVASSTIEDAEQAIGSARAAFDGGAWRRLTNIERGEVLLRVAGLLERDKAAYARAEALDTGKRLVEAEYDIDDIAACFRYYGKVAGLDAGRVIDTGRANAISRVIYEPLGVCALIAPWNYPLLQAAWKVAPALVAGNSFVLKPSELTPSTSILLMETLAEAGVPAGVANLVTGSGSRVGPPLSSDPRVDLVSLTGSLATGQTIMAAAAETVKRVAFELGGKNPNVVFADADWDAAVDNALTAVFLHSGQVCSAGARLVVEETIADRFVAEVVERAKRIRMGGPFDPDAETGPLISARHREQVHAYVQAGIAEGAELLCGGYIPDDGTLADGFFYPPTVLGNCRSGMSVLREESFGPVLTIETFRTETEAVAIANDTEYGLAGAVWTSDASKAQRVAGALRHGTVWINDYHPYVPQAEWGGFGKSGIGRELGSAGLNEYREAKHIWQNIQPAPSGWFGSSPDGTGAGPAE